Proteins encoded within one genomic window of Planifilum fulgidum:
- the fabD gene encoding ACP S-malonyltransferase, whose amino-acid sequence MGKTAFLFPGQGSQKVGMGRDLAEAHQGAREIFARADEALGFSLSKLCFEGPEEKLRLTAYTQPAILTTSIALYTAFSEGGIVPDLVAGHSLGEYSALVAAGSLNFADAVRIVHQRGNFMEEAVPAGKGAMSAVMGLDRDTLERVCREVSREGRVVEPANLNAPGQIVISGHKEAVEEAGERARQAGARRVVPLAVSGPFHSSLMKPAAERLSEVLADVTVSDASVPVVANVSARPVTDARTIRQSLIDQVASPVLWEDSVRWMMEQGVDTFVEIGPGNVLTGLVKKVNRRVTALSVQDVPSLERALAELKG is encoded by the coding sequence GCATTTCTGTTTCCGGGCCAGGGCTCGCAAAAGGTGGGGATGGGACGGGATCTCGCCGAAGCGCACCAGGGAGCGCGGGAGATCTTCGCCCGGGCGGATGAAGCCCTCGGCTTTTCCCTGTCCAAGCTCTGTTTTGAGGGACCCGAGGAGAAGCTCCGTTTGACCGCATATACCCAGCCGGCCATACTCACCACCAGCATCGCGCTGTACACGGCCTTTTCCGAAGGGGGGATCGTCCCGGATCTGGTGGCCGGACACAGTCTGGGCGAGTATTCCGCCTTGGTGGCGGCCGGTTCGCTGAACTTTGCCGACGCCGTCCGCATCGTGCACCAGCGCGGGAACTTCATGGAAGAAGCGGTTCCCGCGGGAAAAGGGGCCATGTCCGCCGTGATGGGCCTTGACCGGGACACCCTGGAGCGGGTGTGCCGCGAAGTTTCCCGGGAAGGCCGCGTGGTGGAGCCCGCCAATTTGAACGCACCCGGACAGATCGTCATTTCGGGGCACAAGGAAGCGGTGGAGGAGGCGGGCGAGCGGGCCCGCCAGGCCGGCGCCCGTCGGGTGGTTCCGCTGGCGGTGAGCGGCCCCTTCCACTCCAGCCTGATGAAACCGGCGGCGGAGCGACTTTCGGAGGTGTTGGCCGATGTGACCGTATCGGACGCATCGGTTCCCGTGGTGGCGAACGTGTCGGCCCGTCCGGTGACGGATGCCCGGACGATCCGGCAGTCCTTGATCGATCAGGTGGCTTCTCCCGTGCTGTGGGAAGACAGCGTCCGCTGGATGATGGAACAGGGAGTGGACACCTTCGTGGAGATCGGCCCCGGAAACGTGCTGACGGGTCTGGTGAAAAAGGTGAACCGCCGGGTGACCGCCCTGTCGGTGCAGGATGTTCCCTCCCTGGAAAGGGCGCTGGCGGAACTGAAGGGGTAG
- the fabG gene encoding 3-oxoacyl-ACP reductase FabG, with protein sequence MLSGKVAIVTGGSRGIGRAISIALADAGADVAVVYAGNRQGAEETVSEIEKRGRRGMMIQADVSQADQVDSAVKQVLDAFGRIDILVNNAGITRDNLVLRMKEEDWDRVIDTNLKGTFLFSKAVIRPMMKQRSGRIINIGSVVGVSGNPGQANYVAAKAGVIGMTKAMARELASRGITVNAVAPGFIETDMTAVLGDEVRAQIKQQIPLARFGSPEDVAAAVRFLASDDAGYITGQTLHVDGGMVMV encoded by the coding sequence ATGTTGTCCGGAAAAGTGGCGATTGTGACCGGCGGGTCCCGGGGGATCGGACGGGCCATTTCCATCGCCCTGGCCGATGCGGGTGCCGATGTGGCCGTCGTTTACGCGGGCAATCGGCAGGGGGCCGAAGAGACGGTTTCCGAGATCGAGAAGCGGGGCCGCCGGGGAATGATGATCCAGGCGGACGTTTCCCAGGCGGACCAGGTGGATTCGGCGGTGAAACAGGTGCTTGACGCCTTCGGGAGGATCGACATACTGGTGAACAACGCCGGGATCACCCGGGACAATCTGGTCCTCCGCATGAAGGAGGAGGATTGGGACCGGGTGATCGACACCAATCTGAAGGGGACCTTCCTCTTCAGCAAGGCGGTGATCCGGCCGATGATGAAGCAGCGGTCCGGACGGATCATCAACATCGGTTCGGTGGTCGGGGTGAGCGGAAATCCGGGGCAGGCCAACTACGTGGCGGCCAAGGCGGGGGTGATCGGCATGACGAAGGCGATGGCCCGGGAGTTGGCCAGCCGCGGGATCACGGTGAATGCGGTCGCTCCGGGTTTCATCGAGACGGACATGACCGCCGTTTTGGGGGATGAGGTGCGCGCTCAGATCAAACAGCAGATTCCCCTCGCCCGCTTCGGTTCCCCTGAAGACGTGGCGGCCGCCGTCCGGTTTTTGGCTTCGGACGACGCCGGATACATCACCGGGCAAACCCTGCATGTGGACGGGGGAATGGTGATGGTTTGA
- a CDS encoding acyl carrier protein, giving the protein MSDTLERVKRIIVDRLGVDPSQVTPEASIKEDLDADSLDVMDLVLELEDEFGLEISDEEAEKISTVGDVVQYIESHQK; this is encoded by the coding sequence ATGTCCGATACGCTGGAGCGCGTGAAGCGCATCATCGTCGACCGGCTGGGCGTGGATCCGTCACAGGTGACGCCGGAGGCGTCCATCAAGGAAGACCTGGATGCCGATTCCCTCGACGTGATGGATCTCGTTTTGGAGCTGGAAGATGAGTTCGGTTTGGAGATTTCCGATGAAGAGGCGGAAAAAATCTCCACGGTGGGAGATGTGGTTCAATACATCGAATCTCATCAGAAGTAA
- the fabF gene encoding beta-ketoacyl-ACP synthase II: MRRVVITGVGVISPIGNDRSTFWNNLIAGKSGVGPITQFDPSDYPVRIAAEVKDFDPLDFLDRKEARRMDRFVQFAVAASRMALEDARLDMSKEDPDRVGVYIGSGIGGLATWEEQHKILLERGPRRVSPFLIPMMIANMASGQVSIATGAKGPNSSAISACATGTHSIGDAFKIIQRGDADVMIAGGAEATIRPLAFAGFCAAQALSRRNEEPEKASRPFDRERDGFVMGEGAGILILESLDHALKRGAPIIAEVAGYGMTGDAYHLTQPAPEGEGAARAMLRAIRDAGLKPEEIDYINAHGTSTEYNDKFETMAIKKVFGEHAYKLAVSSNKSMIGHLLGAAGGVEAIATALTLKEQVIPPTINYEHPDPDCDLDYVPNEARRTRVRAALSNSLGFGGHNATLAFKAFDDQEPDLG; encoded by the coding sequence GTGAGACGGGTAGTGATTACCGGTGTGGGAGTCATCTCCCCGATCGGAAATGACCGCTCCACGTTTTGGAACAACCTGATCGCCGGCAAGTCCGGAGTGGGACCCATCACGCAGTTTGATCCCAGCGATTATCCGGTCCGGATCGCGGCCGAGGTGAAGGACTTCGATCCTTTGGATTTTTTGGATCGGAAAGAGGCCCGGCGCATGGATCGCTTTGTTCAGTTCGCCGTGGCCGCGTCCCGGATGGCGCTGGAGGATGCCCGGCTGGACATGTCCAAGGAGGATCCCGACCGGGTCGGCGTTTACATCGGATCCGGCATCGGCGGATTGGCCACCTGGGAGGAACAGCACAAGATTTTACTGGAGCGGGGGCCGAGGCGGGTCAGCCCCTTTCTCATCCCGATGATGATCGCCAACATGGCCTCCGGTCAGGTGTCCATCGCCACCGGGGCGAAGGGTCCCAACAGCTCCGCCATTTCGGCCTGTGCGACGGGCACGCATTCGATTGGAGACGCCTTCAAGATCATTCAGCGCGGCGATGCCGATGTGATGATCGCCGGAGGCGCGGAGGCGACCATCCGGCCGCTCGCCTTTGCCGGTTTCTGCGCCGCCCAGGCATTGTCCAGGCGAAATGAGGAACCGGAAAAGGCCAGCCGACCCTTTGACCGGGAGCGGGATGGGTTCGTGATGGGAGAAGGGGCCGGAATTCTCATCTTGGAAAGCCTGGACCACGCCCTCAAGCGGGGAGCCCCGATCATCGCGGAAGTGGCGGGCTACGGAATGACCGGAGACGCCTACCATCTCACGCAGCCCGCGCCGGAAGGGGAAGGGGCGGCCCGAGCCATGCTCCGGGCGATCCGGGACGCCGGGCTGAAACCGGAGGAGATCGACTACATCAACGCCCACGGGACCTCGACGGAGTACAACGACAAGTTTGAGACGATGGCCATCAAAAAGGTGTTCGGTGAACACGCCTACAAGCTGGCCGTCAGCTCCAACAAATCGATGATCGGCCATCTGCTGGGAGCCGCCGGCGGGGTGGAAGCGATCGCCACGGCGCTCACCCTGAAGGAGCAGGTGATCCCGCCGACGATCAACTACGAGCATCCCGATCCCGATTGCGATCTGGACTATGTCCCCAACGAAGCGCGGCGGACCCGGGTGCGGGCAGCCCTGTCCAACTCCCTGGGATTTGGCGGGCACAACGCGACGCTGGCGTTCAAGGCCTTTGACGATCAAGAGCCGGACCTGGGGTGA
- the rnc gene encoding ribonuclease III → MDLSALEKQLGISFRNPELFRQAFTHTSFAHERREGDALAHNERLEFLGDAVLELLVSEHLYHRYPGKSEGDLTRMRARVVCEPSLAQFAEELGFGRLVRLGKGEEMTGGRRRPALLADLFEAFVGALYLDQGLGEARRFLQKVVFSRIDEAWLSRIVDAKTRLQEIVQQERTGSLTYRIVDEWGPAHDRHFVAEVLLDGRTLGRGTGRSKKEAEQEAAAAALKELDSGF, encoded by the coding sequence ATGGATCTGTCCGCACTGGAAAAACAGCTCGGAATTTCGTTCCGAAATCCCGAGCTGTTTCGCCAAGCTTTCACCCATACCTCCTTCGCCCACGAACGGCGCGAGGGAGACGCCCTCGCCCACAACGAGCGATTGGAGTTTCTGGGGGATGCGGTGCTGGAATTGCTGGTGTCGGAGCATTTGTACCACCGGTATCCCGGAAAGAGCGAAGGTGATCTGACCCGGATGCGGGCCCGGGTGGTCTGCGAGCCCTCCCTGGCTCAATTTGCCGAAGAGTTGGGTTTTGGCCGGCTCGTCCGTCTGGGAAAGGGGGAAGAGATGACCGGAGGCCGCAGGCGCCCCGCCCTGCTGGCGGATCTGTTCGAAGCCTTTGTCGGAGCCCTTTATCTGGATCAGGGCCTGGGGGAAGCGAGGCGGTTCCTCCAGAAGGTCGTCTTTTCCCGCATCGACGAAGCGTGGTTGTCCCGGATCGTCGACGCCAAGACGCGGCTTCAGGAGATTGTTCAGCAGGAGCGGACCGGCTCCCTGACGTACCGGATCGTCGATGAATGGGGGCCGGCCCACGACCGCCATTTCGTGGCGGAGGTTCTCCTGGACGGGCGGACGCTGGGCCGGGGGACGGGCCGCTCCAAAAAAGAAGCGGAGCAGGAAGCGGCGGCCGCGGCGTTGAAGGAGCTGGATTCCGGATTTTAG
- a CDS encoding tRNA-binding protein: MQATYADFEKIEMRVGRVVRAETFPRAKKPAYRLWIDFGALGVRKSSAQITKLYKPEELVGRQVIAVTNFPPLQVADFMSEVLVLGVVLEDGGVALIGPDREVPPGSRIL; this comes from the coding sequence ATGCAAGCCACCTATGCCGATTTTGAAAAGATCGAGATGCGGGTGGGCCGGGTGGTCCGGGCGGAAACCTTTCCCCGGGCGAAAAAGCCCGCTTACCGGTTGTGGATCGATTTTGGCGCGCTGGGCGTTCGCAAGAGCAGCGCCCAGATCACCAAGTTGTACAAACCGGAGGAACTGGTCGGCCGCCAGGTGATTGCCGTGACCAATTTCCCGCCGCTTCAGGTGGCCGATTTCATGTCGGAGGTGCTCGTCCTCGGCGTGGTGCTGGAGGACGGAGGGGTGGCCCTGATCGGGCCGGACCGGGAAGTTCCTCCGGGCAGCCGGATTCTGTAG
- the smc gene encoding chromosome segregation protein SMC — protein MYLKRLEMVGFKSFADRSELEFVPGVTAIVGPNGSGKSNVTDGIRWVLGEQSAKLLRGAKMEDVIFSGSETRKPVGYCEVSLTLDNSDHRLNIDFSEVTITRRVYRSGESEYAINRRPCRLKDITELFMDTGIGKEAYSMIGQGRIDDILSTKSEDRRAIFEEAAGIVKYKTRKREAQRKLEVTEQNLERIRDLISELENAIGPVSEQAEKARRYKELRSRLEQAEVGLYVHKIENLHRKWQESKEKAEELARLHLELSTRLSAREAALEEIRLHLSRHEEELDRRQGELIQISEELEKAEARREVAEERIRNREAARSGIESRIRELEEERERLKGEWERIREACRLKQKELEEAEHNLGRLEQKMTAAGDDADSRLHQLKSRMYERSAELASLSSEGRRLEEALEEEGRRLEAMSRQGEELAKDAAGLDQKSADLRREMEQVAADLKQAADRYRELKGELEKVSADLEAVLGELRQAEEEWGRLRSRHELIKEMESEHAGFFQGVREVLQARDRNEPGLAAVRGAVAQLIRVSAEHEVAVETALGSAQQHLVVDDEETARRAIRFLKKRHLGRATFLPLDVIQPRGLLPEDRRRLEGVSGFVGIAADLVDCDAEVQKAVRFLLGHVVVTRTLEDAGEAARLLGHRYRVVTLEGDVVHPGGSMTGGSRQSSKANLLSRSRQLEELERELARLGEKRDALRRRAEELKRLREDVEERLVSVRERGENLRLREQELKGRERELAAERRALEERIAGNRSDREEARLRKARLEEDLRELSKRRAQLEQEQRDASELLRDLEREAERRAREKGETDRLLTEGKVAVARLTQEVSNLEENAERARREVARIEEQLIRSREEMESLEAEIRSLRQEVARLLEQVSELREAKAAAQERHAEVRKERDRLYGERETGEGEARELRKSLRRREEELRQLEVRVNRLDVELNHLLQKLAEEYEMSFELARRRYGVPEDPVAAEREVQSLKQSIAALGEVNLGAIEEHRRLTDRLSYLKEQQQDLVQAKNTLYEVIQNIDTEMARRFSEGFEAIRREFQEVFRHMFGGGRADLYLTEPENPLETGIDIVAQPPGKRLQHLSLLSGGERALAAIALLFAVLRVKPVPFCVLDEVDAALDEANLARFVRYLRDFSRNTQFIVITHRKQTMEGADVLYGITMEESGISKLVSVKLEDVAEESAVTAKG, from the coding sequence TTGTATCTGAAAAGGCTTGAAATGGTCGGCTTCAAATCCTTCGCCGATCGTTCGGAGTTGGAGTTCGTCCCGGGCGTCACCGCCATCGTGGGGCCCAACGGCAGCGGCAAGAGCAATGTGACCGACGGCATTCGCTGGGTGCTGGGGGAGCAGAGCGCCAAGCTGCTGCGCGGCGCCAAGATGGAGGATGTCATCTTCTCGGGCAGCGAGACCCGAAAGCCGGTGGGATACTGCGAAGTGTCCCTCACCCTGGACAATTCCGATCACCGGTTGAACATCGATTTTTCCGAGGTGACGATCACCCGTCGGGTGTATCGCTCGGGGGAGAGCGAATACGCCATCAACCGCCGGCCCTGTCGGCTGAAGGATATCACCGAGCTGTTCATGGACACGGGCATCGGGAAAGAAGCCTATTCGATGATCGGTCAGGGGCGGATCGACGATATTCTGAGCACCAAGTCGGAAGACCGGCGGGCCATCTTTGAAGAGGCGGCCGGGATCGTCAAATACAAAACCCGCAAGCGGGAAGCACAGCGGAAGCTGGAAGTGACGGAACAAAATCTGGAGAGAATCCGGGATCTGATCAGCGAGCTGGAAAATGCGATCGGACCCGTTTCGGAACAGGCGGAAAAAGCCCGCCGGTACAAGGAGTTGCGGTCCCGGCTTGAGCAGGCGGAAGTGGGCCTGTACGTACATAAGATTGAAAATCTCCACCGGAAGTGGCAGGAATCGAAGGAAAAGGCGGAGGAACTCGCCCGGCTGCATTTGGAGCTTTCCACCCGGCTGAGCGCCCGGGAGGCCGCCCTGGAAGAGATTCGGCTGCACCTCAGCCGCCACGAGGAGGAGCTGGACCGCCGCCAGGGCGAACTCATCCAAATCAGCGAGGAGTTGGAAAAGGCGGAAGCGCGCCGGGAGGTGGCGGAGGAACGGATCCGGAACCGGGAAGCGGCCCGAAGCGGAATCGAGTCGAGAATCCGCGAACTGGAGGAAGAGCGGGAGCGCCTGAAGGGCGAATGGGAACGGATCCGGGAAGCGTGCCGCCTCAAGCAAAAGGAACTGGAGGAGGCCGAACACAACCTCGGACGGTTGGAACAGAAAATGACCGCCGCAGGTGACGATGCCGACAGCCGCCTTCACCAGCTGAAATCCCGCATGTACGAGCGCTCCGCGGAGCTGGCCTCCCTCTCCAGCGAAGGCCGTCGCCTGGAAGAAGCCCTGGAAGAAGAGGGTCGCCGCCTGGAGGCCATGTCGCGCCAGGGCGAGGAATTGGCGAAGGACGCGGCGGGACTGGATCAAAAATCCGCCGATCTCCGGCGGGAAATGGAGCAGGTGGCGGCGGATTTGAAACAAGCCGCGGACCGCTACCGGGAGCTCAAGGGAGAGCTGGAAAAAGTGTCCGCCGATTTGGAGGCCGTCCTCGGCGAGCTCCGGCAGGCCGAGGAAGAGTGGGGCCGGCTCCGTTCCCGCCACGAGCTGATCAAGGAGATGGAGTCGGAACATGCCGGCTTTTTCCAGGGCGTCAGGGAAGTCCTCCAGGCCAGAGACCGGAACGAGCCGGGGCTTGCGGCGGTCCGCGGCGCCGTCGCGCAGCTGATCCGTGTCTCCGCCGAACATGAAGTTGCGGTGGAAACGGCCCTGGGAAGCGCCCAACAGCACCTGGTGGTCGATGACGAGGAGACGGCCCGCCGGGCGATCCGGTTTTTGAAAAAGCGGCATCTGGGCCGTGCGACCTTTCTCCCCCTCGATGTGATTCAGCCCCGCGGGCTTTTGCCGGAGGATCGCCGGCGGCTGGAGGGCGTTTCCGGATTTGTCGGAATCGCCGCCGACCTGGTCGACTGCGATGCAGAGGTTCAAAAGGCGGTCCGGTTCTTGCTGGGCCACGTGGTCGTTACCCGAACCCTGGAAGACGCCGGCGAGGCGGCGCGGCTGCTCGGTCACCGATACCGGGTGGTCACCCTGGAGGGGGACGTGGTGCACCCGGGAGGATCGATGACGGGGGGAAGCCGGCAGTCATCCAAGGCCAACCTGTTGAGCCGTTCGCGCCAGCTGGAGGAGCTGGAGCGGGAATTGGCCCGTCTCGGCGAAAAGCGGGATGCCCTTCGTCGCCGGGCGGAAGAGCTGAAGCGCCTGCGGGAGGATGTGGAGGAGCGGCTGGTTTCGGTCCGGGAGCGGGGGGAAAACCTCCGCCTGCGGGAACAGGAGCTGAAGGGGCGCGAGCGGGAACTGGCCGCCGAACGCCGGGCCCTGGAGGAGCGAATCGCGGGCAACCGGTCGGACCGGGAGGAAGCCCGGCTGCGGAAGGCGCGCTTGGAGGAGGATCTCAGGGAGTTGTCGAAGCGGCGCGCGCAGCTGGAACAGGAGCAGAGGGACGCAAGCGAGCTGCTTCGGGATTTGGAAAGGGAGGCGGAGCGACGCGCGCGAGAAAAGGGGGAAACCGACCGCCTTCTGACCGAAGGGAAGGTGGCGGTGGCCCGTTTGACCCAGGAAGTGTCCAACCTGGAGGAGAACGCGGAACGGGCCCGTCGGGAGGTCGCCCGGATCGAGGAACAGCTGATCCGTTCCCGGGAGGAAATGGAAAGTTTGGAGGCGGAGATCCGGTCGCTTCGCCAGGAGGTGGCCCGCCTGCTGGAACAGGTCTCCGAACTGCGGGAAGCCAAGGCCGCGGCCCAGGAGCGGCACGCCGAGGTCCGGAAGGAGCGGGATCGGCTGTACGGCGAACGGGAGACCGGCGAGGGGGAAGCCCGCGAACTGCGGAAATCCCTGCGCCGGCGGGAGGAGGAATTGCGCCAGCTGGAGGTGCGGGTCAACCGGCTGGATGTGGAGCTGAATCACCTGCTGCAAAAGCTGGCGGAGGAATATGAGATGAGCTTCGAGTTGGCGCGCCGCCGATACGGCGTTCCGGAGGATCCCGTCGCCGCCGAAAGGGAGGTTCAATCCCTCAAGCAGAGCATCGCCGCCCTCGGCGAGGTGAACCTGGGGGCGATCGAGGAACACCGGAGGCTGACGGATCGCCTCTCCTATTTGAAGGAACAGCAGCAGGACCTCGTCCAAGCGAAAAACACGCTGTATGAGGTGATCCAAAATATCGATACGGAGATGGCGCGCCGCTTTTCGGAGGGCTTTGAGGCGATCCGGCGGGAGTTTCAGGAAGTGTTTCGCCACATGTTCGGCGGCGGCCGGGCCGATCTTTACCTGACGGAGCCGGAGAATCCCCTGGAGACGGGAATCGATATCGTGGCGCAGCCCCCGGGAAAAAGGCTGCAGCACCTGAGCCTGCTGTCCGGGGGGGAACGGGCCTTGGCGGCGATCGCCCTCCTGTTTGCGGTCCTGCGCGTCAAACCGGTGCCCTTCTGCGTGTTGGACGAGGTGGACGCCGCCCTGGATGAAGCCAATTTGGCCCGTTTTGTCCGTTACCTGCGGGATTTTTCCCGGAACACCCAATTCATCGTGATCACCCATCGGAAACAGACGATGGAAGGCGCCGATGTTCTGTACGGCATTACGATGGAGGAATCGGGGATTTCCAAGCTGGTTTCGGTCAAACTGGAGGATGTGGCGGAAGAAAGCGCCGTGACAGCAAAGGGATGA
- the ftsY gene encoding signal recognition particle-docking protein FtsY, with amino-acid sequence MSFFKRLKERVSRTTESVTQAFVSGLSKTSNSLVGAMDDLFRRSKIDEEMYEELEEILIGADVGVTTTMELTDRLRREVKERKIKDPQELKPLLSEILSDLLRGDEGDLKMNLAREGLSVLLFVGVNGVGKTTTIGKLAHKLKEEGKKPLLAAGDTFRAGAIEQLEIWGKRVGADVIKHQAGADPAAVIYDGIQAARSRRADVLLCDTAGRLQNKVNLMEELKKVHRVIRREVPDAPHEVLLVLDATTGQNAIQQAKTFREAVGVSGIILTKLDGTAKGGIVVAIRRELGIPIKWVGLGEKVEDLQPFDPDQFVHALFADSIREEEMRAE; translated from the coding sequence ATGAGCTTTTTTAAGCGGTTGAAGGAACGGGTGTCCCGCACGACGGAATCGGTCACCCAAGCCTTTGTATCGGGGCTGAGCAAGACGAGCAATTCCCTCGTGGGCGCGATGGACGATCTCTTCCGGCGGAGCAAGATCGATGAGGAGATGTACGAGGAACTGGAGGAGATTCTGATCGGCGCCGACGTGGGAGTGACCACCACGATGGAGCTGACCGATCGGTTGCGCCGGGAAGTGAAGGAGCGGAAAATCAAGGATCCGCAGGAGCTGAAACCGCTCCTGTCGGAGATTTTGTCCGATCTCCTTCGCGGTGACGAAGGGGATTTGAAGATGAACCTCGCCCGGGAAGGTCTTTCGGTTCTCCTCTTTGTGGGCGTGAACGGCGTGGGCAAGACGACGACGATCGGGAAGCTGGCCCACAAGTTGAAGGAGGAGGGAAAGAAGCCCCTGTTGGCCGCCGGAGACACCTTCCGCGCCGGGGCGATCGAGCAGCTGGAGATCTGGGGGAAGCGGGTCGGCGCCGATGTCATCAAGCATCAGGCGGGGGCGGACCCCGCGGCGGTGATCTACGACGGCATCCAAGCCGCCCGTTCACGCCGAGCGGACGTTCTTCTGTGCGACACCGCCGGCCGCCTGCAAAACAAGGTGAACCTGATGGAGGAGCTGAAAAAGGTGCACCGGGTGATCCGGCGGGAAGTGCCCGATGCTCCCCATGAAGTCCTCCTGGTTCTGGATGCCACCACCGGGCAGAACGCCATCCAGCAGGCGAAAACCTTCCGGGAAGCGGTGGGGGTGAGCGGCATCATTCTGACCAAGCTGGACGGCACCGCCAAGGGCGGAATCGTCGTCGCCATCCGCCGCGAGCTGGGGATTCCCATCAAATGGGTCGGGCTGGGGGAAAAGGTGGAGGATCTGCAGCCCTTCGACCCGGACCAGTTCGTACACGCCCTCTTTGCCGATTCGATCCGGGAGGAAGAAATGCGGGCCGAGTGA
- the ylxM gene encoding YlxM family DNA-binding protein translates to MLEKTTRINLLYDFYGPLLTEKQRKMLELYFHEDWSLGEIAGHYGISRQAVYEAVKRAQDVMFDLENRLGLLEKHRRRREIAEEMLRRLEEIPEGKRVAEPFIKQLLDLD, encoded by the coding sequence ATGCTGGAGAAGACCACCCGGATCAATCTGCTTTACGACTTTTACGGACCGCTGCTGACGGAAAAGCAGCGGAAGATGCTGGAGCTCTACTTTCACGAGGATTGGTCCTTGGGGGAGATTGCAGGACACTACGGAATCTCCCGCCAGGCGGTCTATGAAGCGGTGAAGCGGGCGCAGGACGTGATGTTTGATTTGGAAAACCGCCTAGGCCTTTTGGAGAAGCACCGCAGAAGACGGGAGATCGCGGAGGAAATGTTGCGCCGGCTCGAGGAGATTCCGGAAGGGAAACGGGTGGCGGAGCCGTTCATCAAGCAGCTGTTGGACCTGGACTGA